The Lepisosteus oculatus isolate fLepOcu1 chromosome 4, fLepOcu1.hap2, whole genome shotgun sequence genome window below encodes:
- the traip gene encoding E3 ubiquitin-protein ligase TRAIP gives MPIRAYCTICSDFFDHSKDVAAIHCGHTFHYDCLLQWFQSAPSKTCPQCRKQVSTKHIINKLFFDVGGEEDSARVDPESLQNELDKFKALLSVKEKDRKGLQKVIEALRETVGRLNIDLECVKKELSEKDMLCAALRKQMKFLENQQSETQSAKEEARRLRTKMKTYESLDLLLQGQRSEVEAMIRDMGVGQAAVEQLSIFCISLKKEYENLKISNKTSNEMCEKLKREVFVSNNKLQKSALQVSRTKEELNAAQEDLKNADKQISSLQKKVEFLQKALSTPSRTNEAISRMVFESPAPLELKQPRLHQPEDSQDVDLSITFDIETPEQQEKKSIPVPSKKMRLEPAESPTLRHIGNCSTEKKNSRARDEEEISLAPLLYNSLLFRKKTFGSMLDPQRTKVGTVRTGFDGLGGRTKFIQPSPLSEIRPLMMKAKRKKVSRPSSSRSASNLLKLDSFLE, from the exons ATGCCGATTCGAGCTTATTGTACGATCTGCTCGGACTTTTTTGATCACTCTAAAGATGTGGCAGCCATCCATTGTGGGCACACGTTCCACTATGATTG TCTTCTTCAGTGGTTCCAGTCTGCACCATCGAAGACCTGCCCACAGTGCAGAAAGCAG GTCAGCACCAAGCACATCATTAACAAGCTGTTCTTTGATGTGGGAGGTGAGGAGGATAGTGCCCGTGTGGACCCTGAGAGTTTACAG aatgaaCTGGACAAATTTAAAGCCCTTCTAAGTGTAAAAG AGAAGGACAGGAAAGGACTTCAGAAAGTGATCGAGGCTTTGCGGGAGACAGTGGGACGACTGAATATAGATCTGGAATGTGTCAAGAAGGAGCTTAGTGAGAAGGACATGCTATGTGCTGCACTCAGG AAACAGATGAAGTTTTTGGAGAACCAACAAAGTGAAACACAGTCTGCAAAAGAGGAGGCACGCCGTCTGAGGACTAAGATGAAAACATACGAGAG CCTGGACCTTCTTCTGCAGGGCCAGCGCTCAGAggtggaggccatgattagagACATGGGAGTTGGCCAGGCAGCTGTTGAACAGCTCTCCATCTTCTGCATTTCCCTCAAGAA AGAATATGAAAACCTGAAGATAAGTAACAAGACGTCAAATGAGATGTGTGAAAAACTCAaaagggaggtttttgtatccAACAACAAG TTGCAGAAATCCGCCCTGCAGGTGAGCCGCACAAAGGAAGAATTGAACGCTGCCCAAGAGGATCTGAAGAATGCTGACAAGCAAATCAGT AGTCTTCAAAAGAAGGTGGAATTCCTGCAGAAGGCTCTGAGCACGCCGTCTCGCACCAATGAAGCAATTAGTCGCATGGTCTTTGAAAG CCCTGCTCCTTTGGAACTGAAACAGCCTCGTCTACATCAGCCAGAGGACAGTCAGGATGTGGATCTCAGCATAACCTTTGACATTGAAACTCCTGAACAGCAGGAAAAGAAGAGTATCCCAGTCCCATCCAAGAAGATGAGGCTAGAGCCTGCTGA GTCACCAACATTAAGACATATTGGCAACTGTTCAACGGAAAAGAAG aaTTCCAGAGCTCGGGATGAAGAGGAAATTTCCTTGGCACCTTTGCTTTATAATTCGCTGCTTTTCAGGAAGAAAACCTTTGGAAGCATGCTGGACCCCCAGAGGACCAAAGTGGGCACT gtAAGGACTGGTTTTGATGGACTTGGAGGAAGAACTAAATTTATTCAACCT TCACCCCTGTCAGAAATCCGTCCTCTCATGATGAAAGCAAAGCGGAAAAAAGTGAGCAGGCCGAGCAGCAGCAGGTCTGCTTCCAACCTGCTGAAACTGGACAGCTTTCTGGAATGA
- the LOC102697681 gene encoding caM kinase-like vesicle-associated protein — translation MPFGCLTLGEKKDYNNPSEVTDKYDLGQIVKTEEFCEIFRAKDKATLKMYTCKKFLKKDGRKVRKAAKNEIQILKMVKHPNILQLVDVFETKKEYFLFLELATGREVFDWILDQGYYSERDTSNVIRQVMEAVAYLHSLRIVHRNLKLENLVYYNRLKNSKIVISDFHLAKLENGLIKDPCGTPEYLAPEVVGRQRYGRPVDCWAIGVIMYILLSGNPPFYDETDDEDYENHDKNLFRKILAGNYEFDSPYWDDISDSAKELVARLMEVDQDQRLTAQEAINHEWISGNAASDKNIKDGVCAQIEKNFAKAKWKKAVRVTTIMKRLRAPEQSESAAASPATPGAQGAPSAPPASDTPAPPAAAPESTPAPAGAPGAESEDKPASAEDRKSPAQPDNSAKVSVAAEEEDPSSRCNGETPAPLNSATEAWDEQNG, via the exons ATGCCGTTTGGCTGTCTGACACTAGGGGAGAAGAAGGATTATAACAATCCCTCAGAGGTGACTGACAAATATGACTTGGGTCAGATTGTTAAAAC GGAGGAGTTCTGTGAAATTTTTCGGGCCAAGGACAAGGCCACGCTGAAAATGTACACCTGTAAGAAATTCCTGAAAAAAGATGGGAGGAAAGTTCGGAAAGCTGCCAAAAATGAGATCCAAATTTTAAAGAT GGTGAAGCACCCAAACATTCTCCAGCTGGTAGATGTTTTTGAGACCAAAAAGGAGTATTTCCTGTTTCTTGAACT TGCCACAGGCCGGGAGGTATTTGACTGGATCCTTGACCAGGGCTACTACTCAGAGCGTGACACCAGCAATGTCATCCGTCAAGTGATGGAAGCAGTGGCTTATCTGCACTCCCTGCGCATAGTGCACAGGAACCTCAAG CTTGAGAACCTGGTTTACTACAACCGCCTGAAAAATTCCAAAATTGTCATTAGTGATTTCCACCTGGCCAAGTTGGAGAACGGGCTCATTAAGGATCCCTGTGGGACTCCGGAGTACTTGG CTCCAGAGGTGGTTGGCAGACAGAGGTATGGAAGACCAGTCGATTGCTGGGCCATTGGAGTCATTATGTATATATT GCTTTCGGGTAATCCTCCATTTTATGATGAAACTGATGATGAGGACTACGAGAATCATGACAAGAATTTGTTTAGAAAGATCCTGGCTGGAAACTACGAGTTTGATTCTCCATACTGGGACGATATTTCTGATTCAG ccaaggAGCTGGTGGCCCGTCTGATGGAGGTAGACCAGGACCAGAGACTCACTGCACAGGAAGCCATTAACCACGAATG GATTTCTGGAAATGCAGCTTCAGACAAAAACATAAAGGATGGTGTCTGTGCGCAGATTGAAAAGAATTTTGCCAAAGCAAAGTGGAAG AAAGCAGTGCGGGTCACAACCATCATGAAGAGGCTTCGGGCGCCGGAGCAGAGCGAGTCGGCAGCAGCCAGCCCAGCCACCCCCGGAGCTCAGGGGGCTCCGTCTGCTCCACCTGCTAGCGACACCCCTGCGCCCCCTGCCGCAGCCCCAGAAAGCACCCCTGCCCCTGCAGGGGCCCCCGGCGCTGAGTCAGAGGACAAACCTGCCAGCGCAGAGGACCGCAAGAGCCCGGCTCAGCCTGACAACTCTGCCAAAGTGAGTGTGGCAGCTGAAGAAGAGGATCCTTCGTCACGATGTAATGGGGAGACCCCAGCTCCCCTCAACTCTGCAACTGAAGCCTGGGATGAGCAGAATGGCTAA